Below is a genomic region from Nitrospira lenta.
ATTTGCACTTTCCGGCTCTCCTCTTTACACTCCAACGTGAGTGAGGGCGTTTCTGTCTTTTCCACGATAGAACTTCGGCAGCCAGACACCGCCAGCAACCGTTCCACTCACGGACTAGATAGACGCCCCCCAAGCATGCGATCAGCCGGTGCACAAGACCGCCTGTCGCCAGTTGTGGCTTTGGTGAAATGGGTCCCGCAGGGTTTTGAGTAGCAATTGGATTCACGCCGTCCTCGCAGAATTTGACGATTCTCGCGAAACGGCCTTCAAGAAGGCAAGGTACGATGGCATCACGACTGACACAAGCCCGCTTTCTCGACGCATTACTCAAGGTCATGGACGGCAAACACCATTGGGCTTGGGATCACTTCGCCACCGGACGATTGACCAAAGATCAGCTCAAGGTTCACTTTCAGCAGGAATATTTCGTGTACGTCCGCGATTTCCCCGTCTTCCTCGCCCGAATACATGGACACAACCCACCGCCGTCTGTCCGGCGCATGCTGGCGGAAAACATCTATGAAGAAGATACCGGAGGACTCTCACTCGGCAAATCCCATCCGGAACTCTTCCTCACGATGATGGAAGGGTTAGGGTTCGCCGCGAAAGACTTCGAACAGATCCGCCCCTTGCCCGCCAGCCGCGCGTATCGCGCTTGGCTGGATCGAGTTTCCAAACAACCGACCTGGGTCCTGGGTGCCGCAGCCCTCACCGTTTTTGTAGAAGGCAGCGTCAAAGACCGGAAGGAACTGCGTGAGCCCTCCAAACCGAAGACGGCGGAGGAGATCGAGACGACCATCAAGAACCATCCCCTCGTCCGGTATCACGGCAACTCCCCGGATTGCATGGATCTCATTCGGGCCCATCAGCTCGTTGAGTCCGGTCATCGGCACGATGCCTACGACATGGTCACTCAAAACGCTCCCTCCGCGACAGCGCAACAGGCCGTCCTCAGCGCCGTGAAACGGAGCTTGCGACTCTGGCTGACCTATCGCGATGCAGTCGCCAAGGCTTGCGGTCTCAAAAAACCGTAATGCAGGCATGGATGAGAGGAGTGCTCCTCCTACTCCTGACTGTCAGCGCGATCCGTCCCGCCTTTGGTGCCGAACCTTCCGCTGATATGGTGCTAATCCCCGCCGGGGAATATCGCATGGGCACCGCGGAAGGCAGTGACGGTCTGGCCGATGAACATCCCGAACGATTGATCTATCTCCACGCGTTCTTCCTCGACCGGTTTGAAGTGACCAATCAGGGCTATGCCGCATTTGTCCAATCGACCGGTCACCGCCCACCCGCAAACAAGAATCCGGCTTCGACGATCTGGGACGGTACGATCTATCCATCAGCCATCGCCAACCACCCAGTAGTGAATGTGAGCTGGGAAGACGCCGCGGCCTATTGCCAGTGGTCCGGCAAACGCCTGCCTACTGAAGCCGAATGGGAAAAGGCCGCGCGAGGAACCGACGGACGCCGCTATCCCTGGGGAAACGACTGGAGTTGGAAGAACGCGAACAGCGCCAGCTATTGGGCTGGACACACCATTGAGTTTCAAAGCGGAACCGATTGGGAAGCCTTTTGGATTAAGGGAGACGGGGCGCGCATAGCCAAAAAGCAGGGTATCAATGGCGAAGTCTTGACCCTGCCCATAGGAAGCTTCCCTGATGGAGCCAGCCCGTACGGGATTCAAGACCTCGCCGGCAACGCCGCCGAATGGGTGCAGGATTGGTATGATCCGAACTATTACCGGTCAGCGCCACTCAGCAATCCAGGTGGACCTGAGCGAGGCGCCATTAAGTCCATGCGAGGCGGGTCCTGGCTAAAACCGGCGATCAGCTTGCGAACCAGCGATCGAGACTGGGGGATTATGGACAGCCGCCCGAGCGGGACCGGGTTTCGATGCGCCAAAGACAGCTTCTGACGACGGCTGAGCCATCCAGGCTAAGCCACTGTTGACATCACCTTCATGCCTGCGAGAGGGAGCTGAAATACTGACTCCGTTGGGCTGTAGATTCCGGCTCCATCCGTTCAAGCGTTACCCCGATCTTTCTCCCTCCACTAGATAAACAGCCCGGCAGGCGCATGGACATGGCCAGGCAAGACCGCACCGAGCTCTGACGTGCTGACACCAAAATGTTTGACCAGCACATCAGCAAAAATATCCCTGAACTCGACCGTGGGTCTGATGTACCGCCCTTCATCGAGATTGGCCTCCGTTAAGGAGCTGGGCCAGCCGGCAGCGCCTTTGTACACCCCACCCTTCACCGATCCGCCGACCAGGAACCACGCCGAAGCCTTGCCGTGGTCCGTTCCCCCGCTCGCATTTTGCCTGACCGTGCGACCGAATTCGGTACAGGTCATCACGACCACATGATTCATCAGCGGCCCCAGATCATCGACAAAGGCCCGGATGCCTCCGGAAAAATCCGCGAGCCGCCCGGCTTGACGATTGGCTGCCGCACCACCCGCCCCTTGATCGTCATGCGTATCCCACCCGCCGATATCCACGGTGGCCACCTCGAGCCCAAGGCCCGAACGAATGATATGGGCCAGATCCCGCATTTCACGCCCGAACGTGCTGTTGGGGTATGTCGCCCCGTTTTGCGGTGCAGCAGCGCCAATTCCCTCGATTGCCGCGACCCGGCTCATGAGTTCCGGCCCCAGTGCATGCACTGCCGATCGAGCCGGATTCGCGGTACTCGATGCCGGATCTTGGGCATACATGGCGCGTAGATTCGCGTCCAGCGCGGCCTTGGACGCCCCAAGGCGGGCGAAGCTGAACGAGGATACATCGGTTAGTGATGGAACCAGCACCGTCCCGCGTAGAGACTTGGCGACATCGTCGCCAATCGCGGCAGCCCGAATGGTGGACGTACCGGCAGCCGGGACCGCAGCCAGATATCGATTCAACCATCCGTCCCGTTGCTCTGGGAAACCATGTTCGATCGTGTCCTGGTCCGTAAAATGCGATTGCGTACTGCCGGCGAACCCCGCCGCCGGCAGGACCGCTAAACGATTGCTGGTATAGAGCCCATGCAAGGGAAGAATAGACGGATGCATGGCAAAGCCGGTCCCTGTCAGATCGAGGCCCGATCCATCACCGGACCCTGGCGGCAAAATACCGATGCCCCCATTGGTTGACCGAGGACGCATGGCATAGTACTGCGGATCAGAATAGGGCACGATGGTATTCAGACCGTCGTTGCCGCCGCGTTGAAAAACGACTACCAATGTTTTGCCTGCATTGCTCGCTGCATGCGCCCGGCTCTGAAAGAACAGCTCCAAAGGAAACATGTTGGCGGCCAACGCGGTGGCGGCCAGCCCCAAGGCCCGTTTTAATACAGTGCGCCGTGACACCTGTTGGAACGCCGACGAGCAGCAATGACAGTGGTCCATGATCGTCCCTCTCCATGATCGCCCCGCTATTGATAGAGATACCGCGGATTCGTGAGCATGCTCGCCAATGTCCGATCGAGCGCCGCTTCTGTGCTGGAACTGTCCAGATTGAATGCCCCCCCGCCGCTCCGCAACGTCGTCAGATAGATTTGATACTCGGTGGCCGTAGCCACTCGGTCATTCGTGAGATTCAGGAGAAATCCTAAGACCTCTGCCTCCGTCCTCAAACCAAGGCCCTTTAACCACAGACGAGTAAGCCCTCCGCTCGTATCCGATCCGAATCGGATGGTCGAGCCAAACCCGGGGATAGTGGCTTCGTAGGCCATTGCCGTTTCATGGAACAACACATAGGTATTCAGCCAATGCTCGGACTTTTCTTTATAGCCGGTCGGTGGAGGCATTTCGAATAATCCCTGCCCGGTCGCCGTCAGTCGCCGTCGGATAGGCTCGTGCGATGACCAGACCCCGAGATTACGATAGAGTCCGACGACGTACTCCAAGGGCGTCTTCACCAGACTTCGATAGTTGGCCACATTATTGAAGTCCGGTGACGTAACAATAGCGATTAACACTTTGCGTATATCGCCGCCTGAATCGCTGAATACCGACGCCACTTCAGTGATCAACGCAGAAGATGGTGTTTCACTGACGAAGTACTCACAGAGCTTTTTCGCCAGATGCCTGGCGGTTGAGGGATGGCTGGCCGCAATTTGCAACACCCGCTCTCCTTCGGTTGGTCCACTCCCGTCAAACGCCACCGACTGCCCCAGCACTGTTTTGGTTCCCAGGCTG
It encodes:
- a CDS encoding TenA family transcriptional regulator, giving the protein MASRLTQARFLDALLKVMDGKHHWAWDHFATGRLTKDQLKVHFQQEYFVYVRDFPVFLARIHGHNPPPSVRRMLAENIYEEDTGGLSLGKSHPELFLTMMEGLGFAAKDFEQIRPLPASRAYRAWLDRVSKQPTWVLGAAALTVFVEGSVKDRKELREPSKPKTAEEIETTIKNHPLVRYHGNSPDCMDLIRAHQLVESGHRHDAYDMVTQNAPSATAQQAVLSAVKRSLRLWLTYRDAVAKACGLKKP
- a CDS encoding DUF1501 domain-containing protein, with product MDHCHCCSSAFQQVSRRTVLKRALGLAATALAANMFPLELFFQSRAHAASNAGKTLVVVFQRGGNDGLNTIVPYSDPQYYAMRPRSTNGGIGILPPGSGDGSGLDLTGTGFAMHPSILPLHGLYTSNRLAVLPAAGFAGSTQSHFTDQDTIEHGFPEQRDGWLNRYLAAVPAAGTSTIRAAAIGDDVAKSLRGTVLVPSLTDVSSFSFARLGASKAALDANLRAMYAQDPASSTANPARSAVHALGPELMSRVAAIEGIGAAAPQNGATYPNSTFGREMRDLAHIIRSGLGLEVATVDIGGWDTHDDQGAGGAAANRQAGRLADFSGGIRAFVDDLGPLMNHVVVMTCTEFGRTVRQNASGGTDHGKASAWFLVGGSVKGGVYKGAAGWPSSLTEANLDEGRYIRPTVEFRDIFADVLVKHFGVSTSELGAVLPGHVHAPAGLFI
- a CDS encoding formylglycine-generating enzyme family protein; the protein is MRGVLLLLLTVSAIRPAFGAEPSADMVLIPAGEYRMGTAEGSDGLADEHPERLIYLHAFFLDRFEVTNQGYAAFVQSTGHRPPANKNPASTIWDGTIYPSAIANHPVVNVSWEDAAAYCQWSGKRLPTEAEWEKAARGTDGRRYPWGNDWSWKNANSASYWAGHTIEFQSGTDWEAFWIKGDGARIAKKQGINGEVLTLPIGSFPDGASPYGIQDLAGNAAEWVQDWYDPNYYRSAPLSNPGGPERGAIKSMRGGSWLKPAISLRTSDRDWGIMDSRPSGTGFRCAKDSF